The genomic window GTCATCCAGAGATAATTGATTATATTTGTGCCATAACTCTGTCCTATACATTATGTTTTACAGCTTTATTCTGCTTCTTTACATGTCTCTCTGCCCCTATTAAATTTTAAGCCCTTTGAGGGCAGGAATCATGTCTCAAGCAACTTTGTATCTTCAGGATCTGGTACAGTGCCCAGCACTTGgatgcttattaaatatttcctgaataaaTGGGTATTAAAATTCAAAGAAGTAATTACAGAGGAAGTACTTTGGAATGCTGCATGCCAAGAGAATTGAAGTAGTAATGGGGGTTATCCAAAGGGAAACTTCTTGACCTCATAGTTTTTTTATTATACCTTTAAGCTggaagtcacatttttttttttttaaataagagagacagtcttatttatctgagaggacAATTGCATTATGTTTCTTTCCAGGGCCAGCATCTTTAATCATGAAAAATGTCACCATCATTACCAAGTTTGTCCTCATAAGATGGTCCAGAAATCCTCAGATCCAGACCATGTTTTTTGCAGTGTTCCTGGTGATTTACCTCTTGACCCTGATGGGAAACCTGATGATGATCCTGGTGATCAGAAATGATTCTCATCTTAAAAcacccatgtatttcttcctaGGTCACCTGTCTTTTCTAGATCTTTGCCTTTCTTCAGTAACCATGCCCAAGATGTTGCAGAATTTATTAACTCAAAGAAAACCCTTATCTACATggggctgtgtgaccctgagttTCTTTCTCATATTCTCTGGGAGCACAGAGGCCTGCCTGTTGTCTATGGCCTGTGACCACTATGCAGTCATTTGCCACCCTCTCCTCTACAGTGTGGTTATAATACGCCTCTGTGTGTTGGAATGATAATTGTAGCATGGGCAGTGGGGTTCCTAAACTCCTTGCCAAACACTCTTTTAACCTACAGTTTACATTTCTGTGGCCCCAGTGTCATACCTCACTTTTGTTGTGATCTTCCTTCACTCTTCCCTCTGTCCTGCAGTGATCCTACTGCCAACGAAGCCCTTGCTGGGTCATGTGCTTTGTTCGGATTTGTGACACTTCCCCTGATACTCTTCTCTTATTCTAGAATCATCTCTTCCATCCTAGTC from Mustela lutreola isolate mMusLut2 chromosome 8, mMusLut2.pri, whole genome shotgun sequence includes these protein-coding regions:
- the LOC131838522 gene encoding LOW QUALITY PROTEIN: olfactory receptor 8S1-like (The sequence of the model RefSeq protein was modified relative to this genomic sequence to represent the inferred CDS: inserted 1 base in 1 codon): MKNVTIITKFVLIRWSRNPQIQTMFFAVFLVIYLLTLMGNLMMILVIRNDSHLKTPMYFFLGHLSFLDLCLSSVTMPKMLQNLLTQRKPLSTWGCVTLSFFLIFSGSTEACLLSMACDHYAVICHPLLYSVVXNTPLCVGMIIVAWAVGFLNSLPNTLLTYSLHFCGPSVIPHFCCDLPSLFPLSCSDPTANEALAGSCALFGFVTLPLILFSYSRIISSILVIHSSGAQGKAFSTCSSHLTVVLLYYATALFRYITLLSGSKLEQVVSVPYNVITSLLNSLIYSLKNQEVKAALHKMFKQ